From the Nematostella vectensis chromosome 7, jaNemVect1.1, whole genome shotgun sequence genome, the window ggacttccgatggaaaggcgggcggaaccacgggctaggcgatgtgtttgtgttctacccgggggaggggtatcgcaacgtgcacgtgatccgtggctacgacacggcggcggacgagtacccgagccacctcaatctgtttagcgacgaaggtgggacgtacaatagtgggaagcaggtgggttacatacgcaacgacgaccacgggggcgtgcaatatagctggtttgcgcctcccaaaggtgaggggctgacaaaagcagggctaggaagactcgaccgctcggtcgaggcgttcgtctacacagtgcttggcgcgcaggtaaacgtccgtttcTCCATCGCAGGGGCCGGTAGGCCGGCCATGGatgcgcaggcggagttcacgaagctgcttgaagacgcgatcatagaaaacgacatcgctcaaagcgtgcaaaggtaccagttagccgtgcaggaggccaaggtgagactgagtcttgcggtcgcaccaggagtgtggctgatgccgagcgatctggtgataaacacgcaaagcgtcgtagGCTACAACaaacagctatccacactatacacagctatccacaccatacacagctatccacaccatacacagctatctacaccatacacagctatccacaccatccacagctatctacaccatccacagctatgcacaccatccacaacaatctacaccatccacagccatacacaccatccACAATTATGTACACCGCATACACCTATCTACACCATctacagctatccacaccatacacaatTATctacagctatctacaccaatCCACatcatccacagctatccacaccatacataactatctacaccatacgcagctatccacactatacacggAAATCCAAAGCTTTAATCGaactgatagggatgctcgtcgtatttttcATCTCTGAAAATTCACTGCTCTCAAAATGGCCTCGGTCAGCACCTATTCAGAACCTCGGTCACAATTTAACTATacggaccttcaagccggtAAATAACCAGCTTTAGGGATTCCCAAAACCAGTAGATAGCTTTGATTTGCTCCTTTATCTTGGGATATCCGAGTTTCGTGTCGCGCGCAAGATTCAATGCCAATCTAAGACATTTTTCGGTAATATGAAAAACAAATTCTTATTTAATCTAACTGAGttggggaatactaaaacaattattcccctcaggctaagttcaaacgtcgtattatcagTGAGCCGTattaaatgcaaatgcatgcaaatgaatcgaatcgattgtttcatcttcatgcatttgcatttaatacggctcatggataatacgacgtttgaacttagcctcaGGGTCGATGAACAGCGGCAGGATATATCCACCATTAGTTTTCCCCAAACCAGTGGATAGCGATTTTTGcgctctctgattggctcttgTATCTCGGAATTTTCGTGGATATTCATCTTTCCTTTGGGGAATAATTGTTCAATATTCATCTCCCCTTTTGGGAATGATTGTTCGATATTTCTAACCTTTCTCAAAACTACTCCTGGACCCAGTTTAATAATAATGCAgcagggattttttttagatagttTGTTGTTTACAGTAGTTGTCCGGTCAATATTTAGAGGAACCTTTTTCAATTAGTTAGGTCAAACCAATGAATGGCGCCAATGACtgacctaaaaaaaaaacaatgtaaaaaaagCACCCAGGATAATGCAGTGTCAGCTTGCTCGATTTTTTTTGCCACCAACCTTGCCCTCGTCCCGAATGGTGAACAAAATGGCCCTGCAGATTGGTATCCGTGAAAGAGATGTGCAGGGACGAGAAGGACCATTTTATGTTTCATGGGGATTGTGAATATTTTGGGGGCGCGATAGTTTGTTTTCACTGGGATCTAGGTGGCTgtgccgttttttttttcccgtCATCTTCACATTTCAACTCCACAGTCTGAGTAGCCTGAATTTTAGGCGCCTTTTCCCTGAAATTCAGACTACTGTCTGAGTCGATATGAGGGAAATTTTTGATGAGCCGATAGTATCAATCAGTTGTTTTCAAAACCTTTTCTTTCCACAAAAAATCAGGAACCGGTAGCACTGTTTAAAAATCATATCCCTTTCCTTAAACAAGGTTTATCTCGACCAAGGAAATCCCGACCTTCCCCTAAAACTGCGTTGAAAAAAATTACGAACCACCCCCAAAACATAGCAGCCCACGACGTGGCAATAAAATATGTGAACTGAAATATGTAACAAAATAGGGATAAGAATGGTGTCATCTGGaaaattttttatttcattttctagAGCATGTATTTTTCTATCTGTAACTCAAGAAGACAGTGTATAAGAATCAGTTGTTACAAAAGACGCAGCGCCAGTTGGATGTGTAGTCAGAGACTTATTTTCGCGCAGCCTCTATGCTGCCATTGCTGGCACGATGGACACAAAACCATGTTGGATTGTGTTCTCCTATTACACAGGTTGCACAGATTCTTGGATGTTTTGATTCCTGAAAGGAAATACGAAGAGTATTTACTGATAATTcacaaaaattaaaagaatatTTATTCAACCTGTAGAGGATAAATGATATCAAGTTGCCAAAAAAACGGAATGACATTTCAGtttcattttaaaatttgcGAAAAAGGCGAGGGAATATTTACAAACACTGTCATTTATGGGCCGGGTGTACTTCTTTTTCAATTACGACCCATCAATATCGACCCGTAATTTGCTGGGAAAGTGTTTTTCGAGCTATCTGCtggaaaaaggaacagataaatttttcccagcaactttttaaattgatattttttgcATCAGAACACATAGAAACAACGGAATATGATTGCTTACATCACCAGTAAAAATGAGGAGATAGCTAACTTGAAAGAGCAAAATAAACAGCTGCAGGTGTAcatcattcttttttttttcgcattcTTGTCCATTCCATATCCAATGTCCAAATACTCATTTCTATCCATTCAACTTATCATTGATAGGTTCCCTAAACCTACATTATCCATTCAACTAACCATGTCGTCTATTCCCTGATTTAAGTTGATATAGGAGTTCAAGTCTTTTACAATAGCATTtccaaataaatatattatgcATGTGAATCCATGCCAACTTGAAGTGAATATTGAAGCATCCTTCAATAAATAGCAAAATTATCATTCCACTGTCAAATTCAAATCCACTGCTTCTTCTTTACAACGACAGTATATGTAAAACAATGGCCCATACTCCATGAATTGATGTACATGCCAACCAAATGCTTCAGAAAGTTTATAAGCTGATGTCCTTATCCAGGTAGTGTTCAGACCATGTTTTTACTTTTGTAAGCAGTTAACTGTACAGCCCGAATATATTCCATGAACGATTAGTAATCCATCTGTTGCCATCCATCTTTTTCATCGCTGAGAAAGAAGAAAGGAACTTATTAATTTTAGATGACAGCTATTTCGAATTTTATCAGTAAGCTTATTCCATTAAAAGATAAATTGCTAAACATTTTCCTGGACaaaattgaattgaattgaataaTTGTAGACTTACCCGAAACTTGTGGTTCTTTCCACGACAATCTTTGTCCAACTGTGTTTAGTTGTAGGGAGTTTGAGTTGAATTCAATCCGTCaagaaatacatttcaaaAAGCTACACCGCCACGTGCTCACACTCTTCGACTAGGATGTGCACGAACGAACTAAAATGATTGAATTCATTccttatttatattattttaaagcaAAATAGTTTGCAGGTTTCCAAAATAGTCTTAAACTAAAGTTATTCGTTGATAATTGCAGATATTTGAAGGATAattcgccccatgacaggttctccaatagggttctggattccggatcctagtgtgtggattccggatcctagtgtgtggattccggattccatgtgggttttttccCGTGAATACCGGATTCCATTTTTGTGttccaggttttttacaaaacttTAAATACCTCCAGTGCCTATATGTTCTAAATCTTTCTAATGCCtgtaaagttttgtttttacctTTCGATTCCATTTATAAACGTTTTGCGTTGTGTCGCTCGTTGTGTAGACCACATcaagaaattttaaaagaaacagtttttttattactgtcaaaaaacaaaactgcatATCAAAGCATACTGTATCTTTTGTCTGTGCGTTACGTGGATAACTATGCTTCGATATAAGTCGAAAAGTCGCAAATTTAATAGATCAAGGAAACCTTATTAACTCATCGGGCAATAAATGTTGCTGAGAATATGCCTACTTCTTTGTATATCAAAACACATTATCAGGctctgatattttgtttgaccgTGCCATTGTGGCCCGCTTTGGTGGAATATCAGGGCGAGTTTGGGAGAGCCATGGTAAGTATTTTGGCACGAGCCTATAACAATAACTAAAGTAGACATCACTATCGTAAAATGAAACGCGTTGTTTAGCGTCCTGATAAACTAACGCCTTCCACTCTCCTCGGGAACGACTCTTCTGTTGCTTCTGTGGGTCTGTGGGGGGTAGAAGAAGCCAGCCACTTTCCTTCTTCGTTCTCATCTTTCCGTGTCTTTCCGTGTCTGATGTGGAACGATTACTAGGGCAATAACCTACGCTTTAAGATCAGGCAGGGGCTCGGCCAGCCTGCAGTCTTCGCGCACCAACAGACTAAGAGACTTTGTCACGCACAAGTACtttaatgtaatgtaatgctGCTAGTATAGCTTTGTGTCTCTACCTGTAATTCAGTCGAAACACTAAGAGAGGTCATATGTGAATAAacttgaattattattatgtctTCTTCGGGAGTTATGGTTGCGGTCTGGTCATCAATGGTGAGGCTTTCTACTTTTGCCAGCAGAGATCTGGGGAATTGCCGTTGCATACCTCGTCGAAGGTATATTTCAGATGGTCATTAGTCTGATCGAGCCATCTGAAAGTTACGCTGTTCTTTTGGAATCGTTCAGTTGCAGCGATGACCAAAACGTTATCAAAACCATAACGGCGAGCCAATACGGAGATGCTTTCCGTCGGTAATCGTGTCTGACGGCGACGATGTCGTCTTTGTAGTACAAGACCTGCACCCTGGTACTTCCACCGGTGTCATTTACTGTGACTGTTGATCGAGCTTCACTTACGAAGTCTAGCACGTCGTCTGAGCCCGTTTCGATTCGGTCAGGCAGCATACTCAGTGAGTATGGAAGGGTTCCTGTCAGCTTTTTTGTCTTAGCTCGGACATTTGCTTGTCGCACTCCTCTCCCATACTCCCGTGTAAATTCCCGCATGGTCTCTGCAAGTCTGCGGTCTTCTGTCTCATCACCAGTCCCCTCTTTCGTCTGCGTTTTCTTGGATGGCCTCTGCATCAGACTTGGTGGATCGCCCGAGATAATCTTCTCCGGATAAAACGAGTTCGGCCCTGTGAAGTATGTAAAATGCTTCTGGTAATTTCGGAGCATGTCATCTTCCACACAGTGCGCTCGTCTATAAACATACTCCACAATAGTTGGCATGTCATGATCGGAACGCATGGCTTTGAAGAAACACTCGACAGAAAGAGTTGTCAGACTCGCAAATCTGATCTCCTCCAGGACTCGCTCTTCGCCGATCTCTGTTAAGGTGTTTGCGAGGCTGGTCAGTGAGTCAAGCGCGATTTGGAATGACTGTCGGGTGCAACGTGGAATTGTCATGTCAGGGCCATTCGTGCTCAGCTTCCCTGTCCTCTCCTTTGCCTTTTCTTCATGATCTAATAAAAACGCGACCAGATGTTCTATCTGTCTTTTGTGTTCGTCAAACCTCTCGGGGAAATTCTCTTTCTCACACTTCTTATCCAGGCGGAACACATTGGCATACATCGACATATTCTGCTGGAGAGGCACCAGTCCAACAGCTGATGTAACCATTCTAACGGCCCatatgtaaatatttttagCGAGATCTCCGCCTCCCTCCCTTCAACCCGGAAAAAAGGATGAATCAGAGCTTGAAGAGGGCGATCGTAGAACTCGCCTCCTTTTTTTGCTATATCCAAAAAACCCAACATTAAAAAGCATTagatcattttcaactaaaaATGCTCCCTGCCACAGTGAGCTTTATGCTTTTATACCATAAAATTAGATATCTTTCAACATAAGATTTTACAACATTGACCTGAAAAAAAGTAATAATTGTCTTGTTGACTATATTCCCTAAAAGTACtgtcaataaaaatatactaGCAAATCAACATACGCTCTTGTTTACCTAGACATGGGCGAAAGAGGACAACTcctttcttgttttctttttctttccctgtcataaaaaattataagtaaCCCAAATCAATTCACCATACCACATCAGAGCTCACCCTACCATTTTTTAGCATATTCCTCATGCTCTCTCTTCTTGAAtttcctgtgttttttttttctttcttgtgcTTTCCCATCTGTTGcataagagaaaaacaaaagtaaTATTTCACTCCACTATTACTGTTCCATAAGCAATTACTGTGAAATAATTCCAACCATAATATAAGCCCACTATTCCGTGAAATAACACTATGCCTCCCCTACACCTGAAAAAATGCCTctgctaaaaaaaactttttgattatcaggggcgtacgcatGATTTTTAAGTTGCAGTTATagcattcagaagctggaTAAGGGCGTGGCCCCTCATCCCCGTGAAAAGCTCATAGCGTCCACTTTTGTGTTGGAAATTGGCAGCAATATTACTCAAACCTCTGTCATCCTCGTCGCatggcactgaacgacatGTGTTTGGAAATAATCTGTGAACTACCACgcttaagaaaattatatatttttttcctcgttatatatattaaactacgtacataaaaatgaataagcaaacatttgatttttccctcgttatgcaaataagatcaccaatttttttgcagtccagtgactgcaggcctataacctgcgtacgcccctgattATAATCTCAACCAAATATCAGTCCACCAAAAAGTATGTGAAAGCTATAGGCAATGGCCTCATTTTTCATGTTGCATGATAACCAACAAAAAAGCAGTAATCAGAGTACAAGCTCATTCCCAATAAAAGAATTTAACAGTCGTTCAAATCAGGAAAGTGCACGTCCCTGTTAAAATCAAATCCTTTTTTCATCTTATTTTCTTCTGTTGCCTTTTTTTGTCAACATGTTTATCTTAGTTTTTCAAACATGTTTTTAAGATTATTTTGTGATtttgccccctccccttcccccctctgATTCCTGCTATGGCTTTGTTTGTTATATGAGTATCAAAACATACCTCAGACGTGTCTTGACGTGTCGTGACTGTTGAAGATTATAGTAGTAGTTATTGAAATCCTAgttttgtcgatgtctgtagacaactttCACCCCAAACATTACCGTTGCATCGGCATTTTTCAAatgaaagacaaagaacaagtaaataaagtctcattttgtagaaaaacttaatttcgcaaagctgtttatatatttttaggcgcactgtgacagctaaatgtcaaatcattaaACTGAGATGAAACCTTATTGATGTTAGCCTTGATTGGCCCACTTTATACCGGGCAGtggaatgtttttttctgtgatgaaaactttctacaactcgacacaactagAACATGAAGCGATTTCCCGTAAGTTAGCTCTTTGGCGGGCAATtaagattttttaagaaaaacccGAAAAGTTTACCGTGTGACTTTCCGGGTTTCTGAGCTTATCAGCGTTTTAAGAAACGACTACctgaaaacaaattgaacTAGCTAATTATCTCATAAAGATCACTGATTCCACATGAAAacgctgtgtagccattttgggaaacaaggtagGTTTAATAATAACGGCAATATTTtgggggtcgtagcttttggggtcacaggttttaggtcttcgttttgtagacacccaaCTTACACGTGTTTGAAGTGAAAACTCTTTTGACCGATTACTTCGTCGAGATCAGAACTTCCTGTTCTCACAGATATGGAGAGGCGATTTCTTatgattgtttttttacaatacaataaatatttaaataattgaATGTCATTATCAATAAGAATTCGAAAGAATAAATCTGCCCTTACCCTCCTTTGTTGTTGATTCTTGCCTGTGTGAGGCTAGAAAGCGAGAACTTGGAGGTGTTTGATCGCATGTTCAAACCTACCCGCGTCTCATtggctaataaaataataaccaTGGAATGGCTTCTTCGTCAACCGCCAAAAGGTTGAAATGAAAATCACGT encodes:
- the LOC116609369 gene encoding uncharacterized protein LOC116609369 is translated as MVTSAVGLVPLQQNMSMYANVFRLDKKCEKENFPERFDEHKRQIEHLVAFLLDHEEKAKERTGKLSTNGPDMTIPRCTRQSFQIALDSLTSLANTLTEIGEERVLEEIRFASLTTLSVECFFKAMRSDHDMPTIVEYVYRRAHCVEDDMLRNYQKHFTYFTGPNSFYPEKIISGDPPSLMQRPSKKTQTKEGTGDETEDRRLAETMREFTREYGRGVRQANVRAKTKKLTGTLPYSLSMLPDRIETGSDDVLDFVSEARSTVTVNDTGGSTRVQVLYYKDDIVAVRHDYRRKASPYWLAVMVLITFWSSLQLNDSKRTA